In Euphorbia lathyris chromosome 9, ddEupLath1.1, whole genome shotgun sequence, the following are encoded in one genomic region:
- the LOC136206196 gene encoding soluble inorganic pyrophosphatase 4-like — MLQVEDMAPSIETPNKTPAPYQYNHSSRPPLNERILSSMTRRSVAAHPWHDLEIGPGAPKIFNCVIEISKGSKVKYELDKKTGLIKVDRVLYSSVVYPHNYGFVPRTLCEDNDPLDVLIIMQEPVLPGCFLRAKAIGVMPMIDQGEKDDKIIAVCADDPEYRHYDDIKELPPHRLAEIRRFFEDYKKNENKEVAVNDFLPAADAYKAVDHSMNLYADYIVESLRR; from the exons ATGCTACAG GTTGAAGATATGGCTCCATCAATTGAAACTCCCAACAAGACACCTGCCCCCTATCAATATAATCACTCCTCGCGTCCACCACTCAATGAAAGGATCCTTTCATCAATGACCAGGAGGTCTGTTGCTGCACACCCTTGGCACGATCTAGAGATTG GACCTGGAGCTCCTAAAATATTCAACTGT GTTATTGAAATATCGAAAGGAAGCAAGGTGAAATATGAACTTGACAAGAAAACTGGACTAATCAAG GTTGACCGTGTGCTTTACTCCTCAGTTGTGTATCCTCATAATTATGGCTTCGTCCCACGTACTCTCTGTGAGGACAATGACCCCTTGGATGTCTTGATTATCATGCAG GAACCTGTGCTTCCCGGATGCTTTCTTAGGGCTAAAGCTATAGGAGTTATGCCAATGATTGATCAG GGTGAGAAAGATGACAAGATAATTGCTGTCTGTGCTGATGATCCTGAGTACCGTCACTATGATGATATCAAGGAACTCCCACCACACCGTTTGGCTGAGATCCGCCGCTTCTTTGAAGATT acaagaaaaatgaaaacaagGAAGTTGCTGTTAATGACTTCCTTCCAGCTGCTGATGCCTACAAAGCAGTCGACCATTCCAT GAATCTGTATGCTGACTACATAGTGGAGAGCCTGAGGCGGTGA